One window of the Archangium primigenium genome contains the following:
- a CDS encoding N,N-dimethylformamidase beta subunit family domain-containing protein, with translation MGHGRNNFGMSVALGVLMGLAGGCKENAASRNEPVQDAPLQTPDAGVPGRPDGPPPLPGPGETDPDKPPHDAELIRKENAKPGSRAWKVTKGANNNEIEGYALVATVSPGERVPVAVSVKDGPRKFSYEVYRLGYYGGMGGREVMRAGPVQAVPQTPCLPQRPTGLVSCTWKPTLEIATDDKWVPGVYVVKLVREDNFQRYVPFFVRDPFPASDVTVLIPTLNWQAYNAWGGTSLYDDKPGITGTGRAFQASFDRPYYRNFGAGHLMDDEHGLIMWMEAQGLDVTYVTNEELDRSGAALEHAKVLVMSGHDEYWTGTLRDRADKAQAEGRSIINLGANQAYWQVRLEPAADGRKDRVVTCYKGDKRDPVGLKSQELTTKFRSLPTGRPENELLGVMFSSRWHQFAHPVVVTKAEHWAYEGTGLKNGDLIWRANGYEQDQVVQNGKSPAGLEVLAESPALSLQGAFGFGQMVVFRKGNAWVFSAGGIDFVHVLGVTEAGDDRAARIVANVLYRALGRAVPEDLVRMNPPRLPEARGPFAQNVRTVAGQAGKRGDQDGAPGQGLLAAPVAVAVLPGGGWAVADALANKIKRVDPDGTISTLSQTRLNGPLGIAADAQGNVYVADSDNYCIRRVTPDGTTTIFAGAEMQAGMMDGDAAQARFNQPSGLFVTPRNELLVADLGNGVIRRIDLAAPGNPVTTLQSNLWMYRPSAVAEGPDGTVYVVETGMMRVLALKDGTVRVLAGSPPGGFADAQGEGARMLPYVGLAVMPDGQVAFSDPGNYRVRRIAPNGDVTTLAGSGLFGARDGRGDVADLVVPGGLAVGPDGTLYVADSGNATLRAITP, from the coding sequence ATGGGACACGGTCGGAACAACTTCGGGATGTCGGTGGCCCTGGGCGTGCTCATGGGTCTGGCGGGAGGCTGCAAGGAGAACGCCGCCTCTCGCAATGAGCCGGTTCAGGACGCACCGCTGCAGACCCCGGATGCGGGGGTTCCGGGGCGTCCGGACGGACCGCCTCCGCTGCCCGGGCCGGGCGAGACCGATCCCGACAAGCCGCCGCACGACGCCGAGCTCATCCGCAAGGAGAACGCGAAGCCGGGCTCGCGGGCGTGGAAGGTGACCAAGGGCGCCAACAACAACGAGATCGAGGGCTACGCGCTCGTGGCCACGGTGTCGCCCGGGGAGCGGGTGCCCGTCGCGGTGTCGGTGAAGGACGGGCCGCGCAAGTTCTCCTACGAGGTCTACCGCCTGGGCTACTACGGCGGCATGGGAGGCCGCGAGGTGATGCGGGCCGGCCCGGTGCAGGCCGTGCCCCAGACGCCGTGTCTGCCCCAGCGCCCCACGGGCCTGGTGAGCTGCACGTGGAAGCCCACGCTGGAGATCGCCACGGACGACAAGTGGGTGCCCGGCGTGTACGTGGTGAAGCTCGTGCGCGAGGACAACTTCCAGCGCTACGTGCCCTTCTTCGTGAGGGATCCGTTCCCCGCCTCGGACGTGACGGTGCTCATCCCCACGCTCAACTGGCAGGCGTACAACGCCTGGGGCGGCACGAGCCTCTATGACGACAAGCCGGGCATCACCGGCACGGGCCGCGCCTTCCAGGCCTCGTTCGATCGGCCCTACTACCGCAACTTCGGCGCGGGCCACCTGATGGACGACGAGCATGGGCTCATCATGTGGATGGAGGCCCAGGGCCTGGACGTGACGTACGTGACCAACGAGGAGCTGGACCGCAGCGGCGCGGCGCTCGAGCACGCCAAGGTGCTGGTGATGTCGGGCCACGACGAGTACTGGACGGGCACCCTGCGCGACCGCGCGGACAAGGCCCAGGCCGAGGGCCGCTCCATCATCAACCTCGGGGCCAACCAGGCCTACTGGCAGGTGCGTCTGGAGCCCGCCGCGGATGGCCGCAAGGACCGCGTCGTCACCTGCTACAAGGGCGACAAGCGCGATCCGGTGGGGCTCAAGAGCCAGGAGCTGACGACGAAGTTCCGCTCCCTGCCCACGGGCCGGCCGGAGAACGAGCTGTTGGGCGTGATGTTCTCCTCGCGCTGGCACCAGTTCGCCCACCCGGTGGTCGTCACCAAGGCGGAGCACTGGGCCTACGAGGGCACGGGCCTGAAGAACGGCGACCTCATCTGGCGCGCCAACGGCTACGAGCAGGACCAGGTGGTGCAGAACGGCAAGTCGCCCGCGGGCCTGGAGGTGCTGGCCGAGTCGCCCGCGCTGTCGCTGCAGGGGGCCTTCGGCTTCGGGCAGATGGTGGTGTTCCGCAAGGGCAACGCGTGGGTGTTCTCCGCGGGCGGCATCGACTTCGTGCACGTGCTGGGCGTCACCGAGGCGGGGGATGATCGGGCCGCGCGCATCGTGGCCAACGTGCTCTACCGGGCACTGGGCCGTGCGGTGCCCGAGGACCTGGTGCGCATGAACCCGCCGCGGCTGCCCGAGGCGCGGGGCCCCTTCGCGCAGAACGTGCGCACGGTGGCCGGACAGGCCGGCAAGCGCGGCGACCAGGACGGGGCGCCGGGCCAGGGCCTGCTGGCGGCGCCCGTGGCGGTGGCGGTGCTGCCCGGCGGTGGCTGGGCGGTGGCGGACGCGCTGGCCAACAAGATCAAGCGCGTGGATCCCGACGGGACCATCTCCACGCTGTCGCAGACGCGGCTCAACGGCCCGCTGGGGATCGCCGCGGACGCGCAGGGCAACGTCTACGTCGCCGACTCGGACAACTACTGCATCCGCCGCGTCACCCCGGACGGCACCACGACCATCTTCGCCGGGGCGGAGATGCAGGCGGGCATGATGGATGGGGACGCCGCCCAGGCGCGCTTCAACCAGCCCTCGGGCCTCTTCGTCACGCCGCGCAACGAGCTGCTGGTGGCGGATCTGGGCAACGGCGTCATCCGCCGCATCGACCTCGCCGCGCCGGGCAACCCCGTGACCACGCTGCAGTCCAACCTGTGGATGTACCGCCCCTCGGCCGTGGCGGAGGGGCCGGACGGCACGGTGTACGTGGTGGAGACGGGCATGATGCGGGTGCTGGCGCTCAAGGACGGCACGGTGCGCGTGCTGGCCGGCTCGCCGCCGGGAGGCTTCGCGGATGCCCAGGGCGAGGGGGCGCGCATGCTGCCGTACGTGGGACTCGCGGTGATGCCGGACGGTCAGGTGGCCTTCTCGGATCCGGGCAACTACCGCGTGCGCCGCATCGCCCCCAACGGCGACGTGACGACGCTCGCGGGCTCGGGCTTGTTCGGCGCGCGGGACGGCCGCGGAGACGTGGCGGACCTGGTGGTGCCTGGCGGCCTCGCGGTGGGTCCGGACGGCACGCTCTACGTGGCGGACTCGGGCAACGCGACCCTGCGCGCCATCACCCCGTGA
- a CDS encoding ABC transporter ATP-binding protein, whose product MIEVRQLTKRYRERIAVEHLDFSVAEGEILGFLGPNGAGKSTTMRILTGVMPPSEGTARVAGFDVFEQPLEVKRRIGYLPETPPLYPEMTVVGYLRFVARLKQLPGKGLGAEVERVAGLTGVSDVLGRVIQNLSKGYQQRVGIAQALLGAPPVLILDEPTEGLDPTQRADMRALIKGLAGKHTVILSTHLLPEVTMTCEKVLILHQGRVVAHDTPARLVRAHGGKAENVSLEQIFIKLTAA is encoded by the coding sequence ATGATCGAGGTGCGCCAGCTCACCAAGCGCTACCGGGAGCGCATCGCCGTGGAGCACCTGGACTTCTCCGTGGCCGAGGGAGAAATCCTCGGATTCCTCGGACCCAACGGCGCGGGCAAGTCCACCACCATGCGCATCCTCACCGGGGTGATGCCGCCGTCCGAGGGCACGGCGCGGGTGGCGGGCTTCGATGTCTTCGAGCAGCCCCTGGAGGTCAAGCGCCGCATCGGCTACCTGCCGGAGACGCCGCCCCTGTACCCGGAGATGACGGTGGTGGGCTACCTGCGCTTCGTGGCGCGGCTCAAGCAATTGCCCGGCAAGGGGCTGGGCGCCGAGGTGGAGCGGGTGGCGGGCCTCACGGGCGTGTCCGACGTCCTGGGCCGGGTCATCCAGAACCTGTCCAAGGGCTACCAGCAGCGCGTGGGCATCGCCCAGGCCCTGCTCGGCGCGCCGCCGGTGCTCATCCTCGACGAGCCCACCGAGGGGTTGGATCCCACGCAGCGCGCCGACATGCGCGCCCTCATCAAGGGGCTCGCGGGCAAGCACACCGTCATCCTCTCCACCCACCTGCTGCCCGAGGTGACGATGACGTGCGAGAAGGTGCTCATCCTCCACCAGGGGCGCGTGGTGGCCCATGACACGCCGGCGCGGCTCGTGCGCGCGCATGGTGGCAAGGCGGAGAACGTGTCCCTGGAGCAGATCTTCATCAAGCTGACGGCGGCCTGA
- a CDS encoding GldG family protein, translating to MNAANLGRILGVFGLVLLLSSPFTFFFTSGSPTVAGIKAGVGAVLVAVSFATNYRRLGQFASRRSSFFFIQSTLLVLAVLGILVALNYLAHQKNRRWDLTERQVFTLSALTRGTLAQLTEPVQVLAFIPPEHTAYEALRTTFERYHAEAPDKFDYAFRDPRRYPDLAAKYELSDGQMQVVLTRGEGEQQSHTRLNVVSEQELTSAILRLGASREQHVYFTVGHGEWSLDQTVPRPGQAGRTVSLARMKQQLTLEGYSTRALNLGGGTRVPANSALVVIAGPKAPFGAPEVDSLAAYLNEGGRLLYFAEAYGDPGPELAALLARYGVRVEPGVIADGQFNGGNPYVVVSLFFGDHEIARPLRQRQLNIQLPTARGLATNTEGEAADVKPVPVVLTSPFGWVETNPDDKPYPDASERRGNIPLVIASTRDVSMNPRRSDDQARVVVVGDSEVLFDSNWGHEGNRNLVMNVFGWLTHQDNKISIRPPDRAYSTIPLDAELIARLRFISADVLPLSLLCVGLAIWLTRRNQ from the coding sequence ATGAACGCGGCCAACCTGGGGCGGATCCTCGGCGTCTTCGGGCTGGTGCTGCTGCTCTCCAGTCCCTTCACCTTCTTCTTCACCTCGGGCTCGCCCACCGTGGCCGGCATCAAGGCGGGCGTGGGCGCGGTGCTCGTGGCGGTGTCCTTCGCCACGAACTACCGGCGCCTGGGCCAGTTCGCCTCGCGCCGCTCGAGCTTCTTCTTCATCCAGTCCACGCTCCTGGTGCTCGCGGTGCTGGGCATCCTGGTGGCGCTCAACTACCTGGCCCACCAGAAGAACCGGCGCTGGGATCTCACCGAGCGCCAGGTCTTCACCCTGTCGGCCCTGACGCGCGGCACGCTCGCCCAGCTCACCGAGCCCGTCCAGGTGCTCGCCTTCATCCCGCCGGAGCACACCGCCTACGAGGCCCTGCGCACCACCTTCGAGCGCTACCACGCCGAGGCGCCCGACAAATTCGACTACGCGTTCCGGGATCCCCGGCGCTATCCGGACCTGGCGGCGAAGTACGAGCTGAGCGACGGCCAGATGCAGGTGGTGCTCACGCGGGGAGAGGGCGAGCAGCAGTCCCACACCCGGCTCAACGTCGTGAGCGAGCAGGAGCTCACCAGCGCCATCCTGCGGCTGGGCGCCAGCCGCGAGCAGCACGTGTACTTCACCGTGGGCCATGGCGAGTGGTCGCTGGATCAGACGGTTCCGCGCCCCGGCCAGGCCGGGCGGACGGTGAGCCTGGCGCGGATGAAGCAGCAGCTCACGCTGGAGGGCTACTCCACGCGGGCGCTGAACCTCGGGGGCGGCACGCGCGTGCCCGCCAACAGCGCGCTGGTGGTCATCGCCGGGCCCAAGGCCCCCTTCGGCGCGCCCGAGGTGGACTCGCTGGCCGCCTACCTGAACGAAGGGGGTCGGCTGCTCTACTTCGCCGAGGCCTATGGCGACCCGGGTCCGGAGCTGGCGGCGCTGCTGGCGCGCTACGGCGTGCGGGTGGAGCCGGGCGTCATCGCCGACGGCCAGTTCAACGGCGGCAACCCCTACGTCGTGGTGTCGCTCTTCTTCGGAGACCACGAGATCGCCCGGCCCCTGCGCCAGCGTCAGCTCAACATCCAACTGCCCACGGCGCGAGGGCTCGCCACGAACACCGAGGGCGAGGCGGCGGACGTGAAGCCCGTGCCCGTGGTGCTCACCTCGCCCTTTGGCTGGGTGGAGACGAACCCCGACGACAAGCCCTACCCCGACGCGAGCGAGCGCCGGGGCAACATCCCCCTGGTCATCGCCAGCACCCGCGACGTCTCCATGAATCCGCGCCGGAGCGACGACCAGGCCCGGGTGGTCGTGGTGGGTGACTCCGAGGTGCTGTTCGACTCCAACTGGGGCCACGAGGGCAACCGCAACCTGGTGATGAACGTCTTTGGATGGCTCACCCACCAGGACAACAAGATCAGCATCCGGCCCCCGGATCGGGCCTATTCCACCATTCCCCTGGACGCGGAGTTGATCGCCCGCCTCCGCTTCATCTCGGCCGACGTGCTACCCCTCTCGCTGCTGTGCGTGGGGCTGGCCATCTGGCTCACGAGGCGCAACCAGTGA
- a CDS encoding sigma-70 family RNA polymerase sigma factor, with protein sequence MAGSTPSALKVIAGGQKDRRVFLRELYTAYGGGVYGRCRYLLKDATKAEDAMQEVFARVLQQSDLPRQEGTTLAWLMKITTHHCLNLLRAERAPWRRWFERDARARPEGAGGEQEMETRELVRSLLSRVDLETQAAVVHYWVDDMTLEEVAALVGRSVPTVRKRLEGFAALTNEELRVS encoded by the coding sequence GTGGCAGGCTCGACCCCATCCGCCCTGAAGGTCATCGCTGGCGGCCAGAAGGACCGGCGCGTCTTCCTGCGCGAGCTGTACACGGCGTACGGCGGCGGCGTGTACGGCCGCTGCCGCTACCTGCTCAAGGACGCCACGAAGGCCGAGGACGCGATGCAGGAGGTGTTCGCGCGCGTCCTGCAGCAGTCGGACCTGCCGCGCCAGGAGGGCACCACCCTGGCGTGGTTGATGAAGATCACCACCCACCACTGCCTCAACCTCTTGCGCGCCGAGCGGGCCCCCTGGCGGCGCTGGTTCGAGCGCGACGCGCGGGCCCGGCCCGAGGGCGCCGGGGGTGAGCAGGAGATGGAGACCCGGGAACTGGTGCGCTCGCTGCTCTCGCGCGTGGACCTGGAGACCCAGGCGGCGGTGGTGCACTACTGGGTGGATGACATGACGCTGGAAGAGGTGGCCGCGCTGGTGGGCCGCTCGGTCCCCACGGTGCGCAAGCGCCTGGAGGGCTTCGCCGCCCTGACGAACGAGGAGCTGAGGGTCTCATGA
- a CDS encoding ABC transporter permease, with the protein MRTALAIARKELSIYFTTPWAYAVFTAMQALAAFFFMSGLADFQRAQVQARQTSWQQVPPMFRNLTDGVMVPFWNSALMITLFVVPFLSMRLFAEERRNKTFELLMASPIRPVEIVLGKYLGGLGITTATLGLTLLFPLTLAWLGTGESGALEWGTVLLGYAGLLLWGATCMAVGLFISALTQSQMVAALVTFAVLLPWMMLRGLAQSTEEPLRSVLGYLSFSTQLSGMLGGVLDLQTPVFFLSVIVFSLLLCHRAVESRRWA; encoded by the coding sequence ATGCGCACCGCCCTGGCGATCGCCCGCAAGGAGCTGTCCATCTACTTCACCACGCCCTGGGCCTATGCCGTCTTCACGGCGATGCAGGCCCTGGCGGCGTTCTTCTTCATGAGCGGCCTGGCCGACTTCCAGCGCGCCCAGGTCCAGGCGCGCCAGACGAGCTGGCAGCAGGTGCCCCCCATGTTCCGCAACCTCACCGACGGGGTGATGGTGCCGTTCTGGAACAGCGCGCTGATGATCACCCTCTTCGTGGTGCCCTTCCTGTCCATGCGGCTGTTCGCCGAGGAGCGGCGCAACAAGACGTTCGAGCTGCTCATGGCCTCGCCCATCCGGCCCGTGGAGATCGTCCTCGGCAAGTACCTGGGCGGCCTGGGCATCACCACCGCCACGCTCGGGCTCACGCTGCTCTTCCCCCTGACGCTCGCGTGGCTGGGCACGGGGGAGTCCGGGGCGCTGGAGTGGGGCACGGTGCTGCTCGGCTATGCCGGCCTGCTCTTGTGGGGCGCCACCTGCATGGCCGTCGGGCTGTTCATCTCCGCGCTCACCCAGAGCCAGATGGTGGCCGCCCTGGTCACCTTCGCCGTGCTCCTGCCGTGGATGATGCTGCGCGGGCTCGCCCAGAGCACCGAGGAGCCCCTGCGCTCCGTGCTCGGCTACCTGTCCTTCTCCACGCAGTTGTCCGGGATGCTCGGCGGCGTGCTGGACCTGCAGACGCCCGTGTTCTTCCTGTCCGTCATCGTCTTCTCCTTGCTGCTCTGCCACCGCGCGGTGGAGTCCCGGCGGTGGGCATGA
- a CDS encoding aspartate kinase: MPIVVQKYGGSSVADVEKIRRVAGRVKATRDQGYQVVVVVSAMGDTTDELLALAKKVSADPPRRELDMLLTCGERISMALLSMALQEMGVGAISFTGSQSGIITTDTHAQARIVEVRPHRIEEELGRGQVVIVAGYQGVSSKREVTTLGRGGSDTTAVALAAALGAESCEIYSDVDGIFSADPRVVPEARKLESLSYDEMQELAGAGAKVLNAQAVEFAKAKGIVIQARTAHAPGSGTAVHGRGSPTDPRVRGVTAEAEMVVLAVALESGRMAALLEFLDARGARGRALAFDGLLGREGRAFIALPSQDVHGPEALQRELGERFGQAVTWCGDVGAVTAVGAGLNADWSHLRRALGVAESLGARVHAVHTSPLQLTLLVDKQHLKSLTSGLHRDFLGT; the protein is encoded by the coding sequence ATGCCAATCGTGGTGCAGAAATACGGCGGCTCCTCGGTCGCGGACGTGGAGAAGATCCGCCGGGTGGCCGGCCGGGTGAAGGCGACGCGGGACCAGGGCTACCAGGTGGTGGTGGTGGTCTCGGCCATGGGGGACACCACGGACGAGCTCCTGGCGCTGGCCAAGAAGGTGTCGGCGGACCCGCCGCGGCGCGAGCTGGACATGCTGCTCACCTGTGGCGAGCGCATCTCCATGGCGCTCTTGTCCATGGCGCTGCAGGAGATGGGCGTGGGGGCCATCAGCTTCACGGGCAGTCAGAGTGGCATCATCACCACGGACACCCACGCCCAGGCGCGCATCGTGGAGGTGCGGCCCCACCGCATCGAGGAGGAGCTCGGGCGCGGCCAGGTGGTGATCGTCGCCGGCTACCAGGGCGTGTCCTCCAAGCGCGAGGTGACGACGCTCGGCCGGGGAGGCTCGGACACCACGGCGGTGGCGCTGGCGGCGGCGCTGGGGGCCGAGTCGTGTGAGATCTACTCGGACGTGGATGGCATCTTCAGCGCGGACCCGCGGGTGGTGCCCGAGGCGCGCAAGCTGGAGTCGCTCTCGTACGACGAGATGCAGGAGCTCGCGGGCGCGGGCGCCAAGGTGCTCAACGCCCAGGCGGTGGAGTTCGCCAAGGCCAAGGGCATCGTCATCCAGGCGCGCACGGCGCACGCCCCGGGCAGCGGCACGGCGGTGCACGGGCGGGGCTCGCCCACGGACCCGCGCGTGCGGGGCGTGACGGCCGAGGCGGAGATGGTGGTGCTCGCGGTGGCCCTGGAGTCCGGACGCATGGCCGCGCTGCTCGAGTTCCTCGACGCGCGCGGCGCGCGGGGCCGCGCCCTGGCGTTCGACGGGCTGCTCGGCCGCGAGGGGCGGGCCTTCATCGCGCTGCCCTCGCAGGACGTGCACGGCCCGGAGGCGCTCCAGCGTGAATTGGGCGAGCGCTTCGGCCAGGCGGTGACGTGGTGTGGGGACGTGGGGGCGGTGACGGCGGTGGGGGCCGGCCTCAACGCGGACTGGAGCCACCTGCGCCGGGCGCTGGGCGTGGCCGAGTCCCTGGGCGCCCGGGTGCACGCGGTGCACACCTCGCCCTTGCAGCTCACGCTGCTGGTGGACAAGCAACACTTGAAGTCCCTCACGTCCGGGTTGCACCGGGACTTCCTCGGAACGTGA
- a CDS encoding nucleotidyltransferase gives METEKRDSNHPGEMGIDASLAERQRHPEELNTRGRAIEVLLDAGVPFLVGGAYAYSTYTGIYRDTKDLDLFPRKHDAQHALRVLEKDGWRTERTDEAWLYKAWRGDYFVDFIFSSGNGVATVDDEWFEHARRAPVFGHECLVSPAEETIWSKAFVTERERYDGADINHLILKMGHGMDWARLLRRFDRYWEVLLSHLMMFRFAYPCERDLVPTWLMTELMSRTLDTLKEGNWDERLCRGTLISKVNYIVDINHWGYRDGRSWDEKQRGMGEAPGRGCGLGDPFGNEP, from the coding sequence ATGGAAACGGAAAAGCGAGACTCCAATCATCCGGGGGAGATGGGCATCGACGCCTCGCTGGCCGAGCGACAGCGTCACCCCGAGGAACTCAACACGCGGGGCCGTGCCATCGAGGTGCTGCTCGACGCCGGCGTCCCCTTCCTGGTCGGAGGCGCCTACGCGTACTCCACCTATACGGGCATCTACCGGGACACGAAGGACCTGGACCTGTTCCCCCGCAAGCACGACGCCCAGCACGCGCTCCGGGTGCTGGAGAAGGACGGCTGGCGCACCGAGCGCACCGACGAGGCGTGGCTCTACAAGGCCTGGCGGGGCGACTACTTCGTGGACTTCATCTTCTCCTCGGGCAACGGCGTGGCCACGGTGGATGACGAGTGGTTCGAGCACGCGCGGCGCGCCCCGGTGTTCGGCCACGAGTGCCTGGTGTCCCCGGCCGAGGAGACCATCTGGTCCAAGGCCTTCGTCACCGAGCGCGAGCGCTATGACGGCGCGGACATCAACCACCTCATCCTCAAGATGGGGCACGGCATGGACTGGGCGCGGCTCCTGCGCCGCTTCGACCGGTACTGGGAAGTGCTGCTCAGCCACCTGATGATGTTCCGCTTCGCCTACCCGTGCGAGCGTGACCTCGTGCCCACCTGGCTCATGACGGAGCTCATGTCGCGCACGCTCGACACGCTCAAGGAAGGCAACTGGGACGAGCGCCTGTGCCGCGGCACGCTCATCTCCAAGGTCAACTACATCGTGGACATCAACCACTGGGGCTACCGCGACGGCCGCTCCTGGGACGAGAAGCAGCGCGGCATGGGCGAGGCGCCGGGCCGGGGCTGCGGGCTCGGCGATCCGTTCGGCAACGAGCCCTAG
- a CDS encoding DUF4340 domain-containing protein, with the protein MNATQKNVVTLLATVAVAVALGFYAFVGDKTPTAPPPPPPEEPPALLGRQDAGTVAAEAPPPLVMAIALDTPRGKLALERQEEGWRITEPISSAADQPLVETLARELSVTKFKSILETAPTEEDLVRYGLQPPVATARIRLREGEASGPTTLTLQLGKDNTFDGSIYVRREGDPRVYQAHGALRLALFKGLDEWRDRLIFPVEERALLRVEIKVRDNRYTLERHASDQPWELTRPVTMPADTERVRELVSDLRARQALGFPDAALETRVREALKKPLAELAFVPTLGAPMRARVASLVVDGGPRVYALWEGHGEPMLAQVDSSLFNVIDLKPADLKTRQVLSLPSGSIDRIVIQPEGDVPPVLLQLAADAGQWEVVSPLPGRAKQFAVVSLLGALRKLEAQRVAEAHPKNLARYGLTPKSVSVTLLDPGGQQLARLWVGAPVTGMPQRLWAQGTSGDILEVDKASIDALPLSLEALMAQTSQGAAPGGG; encoded by the coding sequence GTGAACGCCACCCAGAAGAATGTCGTCACCCTGCTGGCCACCGTGGCGGTGGCCGTCGCCCTGGGCTTCTACGCCTTCGTCGGGGACAAGACCCCCACCGCGCCGCCGCCGCCCCCGCCCGAGGAGCCCCCCGCGCTGCTCGGCCGCCAGGACGCGGGCACCGTCGCCGCCGAGGCCCCTCCACCCCTCGTCATGGCCATCGCCCTGGACACCCCTCGGGGCAAGCTGGCGCTGGAGCGGCAGGAGGAGGGCTGGCGCATCACCGAGCCCATTTCGTCCGCGGCGGACCAGCCGCTGGTGGAGACCCTGGCGCGCGAGCTGAGCGTGACGAAGTTCAAGAGCATCCTGGAGACGGCCCCCACCGAGGAGGACCTGGTGCGCTACGGCCTCCAGCCGCCCGTGGCCACCGCCCGCATCCGGCTCCGGGAGGGCGAGGCCTCGGGCCCGACCACGCTCACGCTTCAGTTGGGCAAGGACAACACCTTCGATGGCTCCATCTACGTGCGGCGCGAGGGCGACCCGCGCGTGTACCAGGCTCACGGCGCGCTGCGCCTGGCGCTCTTCAAGGGCCTGGACGAGTGGCGCGACCGCCTGATCTTCCCGGTGGAGGAGCGCGCCCTGCTGCGCGTCGAGATCAAGGTTCGCGACAACCGCTACACCCTGGAGCGGCACGCCTCCGACCAGCCCTGGGAGCTGACGCGGCCGGTGACGATGCCCGCGGACACGGAGCGGGTGCGCGAGCTGGTGTCGGACCTCCGCGCGCGCCAGGCGCTCGGCTTCCCGGACGCGGCGCTGGAGACGCGCGTGCGCGAGGCCTTGAAGAAGCCCCTGGCGGAGCTGGCCTTCGTGCCCACCCTGGGCGCGCCCATGCGCGCGCGCGTCGCCAGCCTCGTCGTGGACGGGGGTCCCCGGGTGTACGCGCTGTGGGAAGGCCACGGGGAGCCCATGCTCGCCCAGGTGGACTCGTCCCTGTTCAACGTCATCGACCTGAAGCCCGCGGACCTCAAGACCCGGCAGGTGCTCTCCCTGCCCTCCGGTAGCATCGACCGCATCGTCATCCAGCCCGAGGGCGATGTGCCGCCCGTGCTCCTGCAGCTGGCCGCGGACGCGGGGCAGTGGGAGGTGGTGTCACCCCTGCCCGGTCGCGCCAAGCAGTTCGCCGTGGTGTCCCTGTTGGGCGCGCTGCGCAAGCTCGAGGCGCAGCGCGTGGCGGAGGCCCACCCCAAGAACCTGGCGCGCTACGGCCTCACCCCGAAGTCCGTCAGCGTGACGCTGCTGGACCCCGGGGGCCAGCAGCTCGCCCGCCTGTGGGTTGGCGCCCCCGTCACCGGCATGCCCCAGCGGCTCTGGGCCCAGGGCACCTCGGGCGACATTCTGGAGGTGGACAAGGCGAGCATCGACGCCCTGCCCCTGTCCCTCGAGGCCCTGATGGCCCAGACGTCCCAGGGCGCCGCGCCTGGGGGCGGCTAG
- a CDS encoding ACP synthase produces MSAHQTEWTLRRLRAGEFSGTEARQIQAHLTTCSPCAQVLQRLEEEQTRFEAQVPFERFEAGVLGAQRDPRHTPAQPRVNGFLVAVAATVLLAVVVRPLLEPEGGNRLKGGGASADLRIGGGGPQRSVPPGELEPLLPGERARLGYVAGPHQYVLAVSVDDTGEVSTLYAEEERSLPVKPGTERHWLPESLEFTGKGQERVMVLLSDRPLRVEAVREAARTAWERAGGKVSDMTPLGLEGEEIHWLLRKP; encoded by the coding sequence ATGAGCGCGCATCAGACGGAATGGACGTTGAGGCGACTGCGCGCCGGGGAGTTCTCCGGCACGGAGGCGCGGCAGATCCAGGCCCACCTGACGACCTGCTCCCCGTGCGCGCAGGTGCTCCAGCGACTGGAAGAGGAACAGACGCGCTTCGAGGCGCAGGTGCCCTTCGAGCGCTTCGAGGCGGGGGTGCTCGGCGCCCAGCGCGACCCGCGCCACACGCCCGCGCAGCCGCGCGTCAACGGCTTCCTCGTGGCGGTGGCGGCCACGGTGCTGCTCGCGGTGGTCGTGCGGCCCCTGCTCGAGCCCGAGGGCGGCAACCGGCTCAAGGGCGGCGGGGCCTCGGCGGACTTGCGCATCGGGGGCGGCGGGCCCCAGCGCTCGGTGCCGCCCGGGGAGCTGGAGCCGCTGCTGCCCGGCGAGCGCGCGCGCCTGGGGTACGTGGCCGGGCCCCACCAGTACGTGCTGGCGGTGTCGGTGGATGACACGGGCGAGGTCTCCACCTTGTACGCCGAGGAGGAGCGGAGCCTGCCGGTGAAGCCCGGCACGGAGCGGCACTGGTTGCCCGAGAGCCTGGAGTTCACCGGCAAGGGACAGGAGCGGGTGATGGTGCTGCTGAGCGACCGCCCCCTGAGGGTGGAGGCCGTGCGAGAAGCGGCGCGCACCGCCTGGGAGCGCGCGGGCGGCAAGGTGTCCGACATGACGCCGCTCGGCCTGGAAGGCGAGGAGATCCACTGGCTGCTGCGCAAGCCATGA